In the Sandaracinus amylolyticus genome, ATCGCCTCGTCGACCTCGGAGAGCAGCCCGCCCGCGTCGTCGAGCTCGAGCGCGAGCTCGGTCTCCCGGTGGATCGGCGGCATCGCGAGGTTGAAGCAGCGATCGCTGCGATCGACGCGCGAGCCCCCGCGGAAGTACGCGCCCATCACGATCGAGTTCACGTGCTTCGTGAGCGACGGATATCGACCCGCGGCGCGCAGCGCGAGCTCGAAGAGGGTCTGGTTGACGATCTTCTCGTCGACGAAGCGCGCGATCGGACGTCGCACCGCGCGACGCGGCGTGCGCGCATACCGGAAGATCAGCGCGTCGCGCTGGGTCGGCAGCCACCAGACCTTCACGTACTCCGCGCTCTGCGCGATCGCGCGCAGCTCGTGCGCGACGCGCTCGACCGGGCGCGTCTCGAGCGTCTCCTCGAGGCGGAACGCGGGCGTCGTGGAGAGCGTGACCTCGGTGACGATCCCGAGCGCGCCGAGCGACACGCGCGCCGCGGGCAGCCACGGATGCTCGGGCCCGAGCTCCGCGATCTCGCCGCGCGGCGTCACCAGGCGCAGCCCGACGACCAGGCTCGCGAGGTTGCCGTGGCGCAGCGAGCTCCCGTGGGTGCCGGTCGCGATCGCGCCCGCGATCGTCTGCTTCGCGATCGATCCGAGGATCGGCAGCGCCATGCCGACGCGATCGAGCGCCTCGGTGATCTCCTCGAGCCGGATGCCGGCCTGCACACGGAGCGTGCGCGCCGCGGCGTCGATCGCGAGGATGCGACGCATGCGACGGAGATCGACGCAGACGTCGTCGGGCAGCGCGATGTCGGACCACGAGTGCCCCGAGCCGATCACCTTCACGCGACGGCCCGCACGATCGGCCTCGCGCAGCAGCGCGGCGATCTCGGCCTCCGAGCCGGGCGTCGCCCAGCGCGCGGGGATCGTCGTGTGATAGCCGGACCAGGTCCGGAAGCTCCGCATCACGGCGCGACCATAGCGCGAAACCCGCGCCCGGCTCGGGCACGCGTCGGCGACGGAATCGTGAGCGGGACGGGCACGTGACATCGATCGCTGTTACAGTGTTCGCAAGAATGGTTCGCGCGCCTGATAGAGTCCGCGCGCGAACGAGGAGGCGGCACGGATGAAGCGCGCGCTGGTCACCGGGGGAT is a window encoding:
- a CDS encoding D-arabinono-1,4-lactone oxidase, translating into MRSFRTWSGYHTTIPARWATPGSEAEIAALLREADRAGRRVKVIGSGHSWSDIALPDDVCVDLRRMRRILAIDAAARTLRVQAGIRLEEITEALDRVGMALPILGSIAKQTIAGAIATGTHGSSLRHGNLASLVVGLRLVTPRGEIAELGPEHPWLPAARVSLGALGIVTEVTLSTTPAFRLEETLETRPVERVAHELRAIAQSAEYVKVWWLPTQRDALIFRYARTPRRAVRRPIARFVDEKIVNQTLFELALRAAGRYPSLTKHVNSIVMGAYFRGGSRVDRSDRCFNLAMPPIHRETELALELDDAGGLLSEVDEAIREDALVVNFPCEVRFVAGDDAWMSPAYGRDTCQIGFYQAESPHLARYFACVEEIGARYDARPHWGKEFSMPGERVRAAYPMAPAFLALRRELDPRGTVQNRFLDRVLGPIDRAHAMAAE